CATTTATTTGCCTATTTGCGTAAAGATagatattcattatttttaataggcTTCATATTTTGATCCTAGAACCTTATTATAAGATATTGTTTACTAGCGTTTGCCAGCGGCTtagcccgcgtgaatttctttGCAAAATCATCACTgatatgattttcatacaattttttaccCCCTATTTATTCTCATCATTATACTCATTTCGGGTTTCAACATTATTACAATTCTATTACTACACTACTCTTTTCTTATTAATACTGTTTTCGGCTAAAAAGCTTTTGTCACCCTCCAGTTCTTCAACTATGTCCACACCAAAAATTCGTTCAATCCAATATTTCGAAAAGGGAAAAGACACACTTTTACATATAAGAATAGTACGGATTACTatacatcaataaaaaatattctatatcaAGATATatagagaaataaaaagttatgaaatCCGTTTTATGCATTCCAGAATGTTCCCCAAGCCCAGCCACTGCCAGTCTTGCAAATCAGGCCACTACTCAAAGGCCAGGTCGGGCCTCAGCTCCAACAACAGAACCAACGGGCCAGGCCGGAGCAGAATGCGAGAATCCTGAGTTACGTCAACGAAAATAACGTTCACAATTACCGTTACTCTTATGAAACTGAGAACGGTAAATATACagttttatctaaaaaaaaaatgtggatgtttttttaattataaagatgGAGACtgaattttctttcttatacggtattatattataaaaaagatgcTCGATTCtgcattaataattttgtaattttgcagTGCAACCAAGAAATAGGCTATGTTTCTCAAATCATCTGcagcaaaattataaaatgacaaaatatatactgcTGATTGTCATTCTTGAAAGCAAACGTATTATACTTACGCTTGATATAtacaaagatattttattaacaataacatGAATTGTATgaacaattaagaaaatttaatcatacatgttttatcagatTAGATATCTATAACAATGATAAGttgtttaattattcataaaaaaagtcaCTTTGTATTCGAATTCcatttaatattcaataatttttcaaatatatcatCGAGAACATCCAAAAACACATTTAACATTCTcaactgatttcaaaattccAGGCATCAGAGCCCAAGAGGTAGGCCAGACTGTCCAGAAAGGCACTCAAGCGCAAGGCGAGTACTCTTACACTGGCGACGATGGTCAGACCTACACTGTGACGTACACAGCCGACGAGTTCGGGTTCAGACCTCAAGGAAACCATCTCCCTACTCCACCACCAATTCCTGAAGCTATAGCCAAAGCTGTTGAGCAAAATGTCCGCGATGCCGCCAACGGGATCTTTGATGATGGTAAGATGTCACAATATGCTTACcactagtaaaatatataataaattatagagtAGACAAGGccagaaaattgaaaaaaatatgtatgttaaaACTCTTGCCACtagttgaatatataataaattatagggtagatgacaaaatcagaacattgtaaaaaatatgtatgttgtagataaaatagtttttaagatcattgtgataattcacaCACAATGCTGCTGGATCATTATAAGATTAAGTTGGTAATTAaggttggttggaaagtccattaaaaatattaaaataaactccactatctaataatataagggccttcgaatatTCATCAAAATACTTTGCTATCTCTACCCTATTATGTTTTTAGTTACATTTTTAGAGTAGCCTTATTTGCTCACGTTTAGTTAATTGAGTAAAGTTTACAACGGATTTAAGTGCTGTAGTAAATTGACCGTCTTAGGAGTGGCTGGTCACATAAAGGTTATCACAATTACCACTCTCCAACGACATTcaattacctatttaaaattggggcaaattattgtaaattatggtattgataatttatatcacgtctttatacTTTACTTTTTGTGGTGTGTGATTCGgctctagaataggaccactcaatATCCTACCGTGGATGTCGGCTTGGAGGCGACTTAGGGACACACaacctaggcagctgataggcgataatggcattcccaaggaaggtAGACGACAGCCAGGCCgtcggttgtaaaatattacttctgctattattattagtcTTCGTGAcatcacaaccccgaacgcaaccgggaaGATGTATGCttgtttatgattttacccgagcgaagccggacgCGCCGCTAAtgtagtataatattaaatacgaGTAGGTTTAAGTTACGAGCCTATCgtctacataaaaaaatatttagcccTTTTAGTTGATTGACTCCCATGGTGAGGAAGCGCTTGGCACTTAATATCTACTGGTCTTTCGCTGCTAGAACAGGATGGAAGACTTCATCTTCTTACCGAGTGTGTTTTAGCTAATACTGATATTGGAGTAAAGGACGTGGATAAGGTTATATTTTGTTCTcttaatattgattaaattatatttctacatTTCCAGGTTCATACAAAGAAGAGACGAACCAAGGAAACCAACTGAACGACTTCCAGCAAGTTGGTAATGTGCAACCAAATATCAAACAGGGTGGTAACCTACAGCAGAATCTGCAGCAAGGTGCCAACGTCCAGCAGAACTACCAACAGAGTGAGGATTTGCAGCAGAACTTCCTTCTGGGCAACAACTATAAGTTCCAGCAACAGCAGTTGATGGAGCAACAACAAGAGATGTTAGCTCCTGAACAGGATTATCAACAGAACAGTTTTCAGTTACAGCCTGTTCTCCTAGCTCAAAATATTCAGTGgtagattttttatgttttattagtgAAATAAGTGGCTTTTGGGTGCTTCCTTAAACTGTGACAGATAAGTGGGCTGAAAAGATTTGGATATTATTACTACCTAACTTAGAAGATTATTGAAaagattaaaagaaattgtggTTATATCTttctaaaaaatctataaaggGCACAAAAGTCAGGTATCGATtgaataagtacttaaaaagTGCAATCATGTTAAGACATAATAATGTAGACCTCAGGTCAGGTCAGTTGCATCTTAAACtgttcattaataaaattgaatcttGATTGTATAATTGTAAGgttcaaattataatgctGACAACATAtcttaatctatttttaatcaGATATTCAATGTCGTAATGTTGCCTAAAGCAAGTTAGCAAACAATTCTTGATGCTCTGTCAAATTAGGCTTCATTTGTCTGAACAATGAATTGTGATTATATAAGTTGTTTAATTGATGGTCTGTGTTGCATTGTTTAGACATTTGTTTTTCGGTAAATGTAAAAGagttttacattattttagcttaaataTATCGTCAAaatgttcatatttatttttacgatcATATTTTGTCGAAATGATCTTTGTGAAATGTCACCTCATTATCACTTTTTAGACATTTGcaacctattttttattttcatctttatCCAACGAAGCTTACTCgtataatgtgaaaaaaatatatgacctGCTCTGAGAAGACTTGATTTTCATAGCTGTTCGTATGTGATGACCACATCAAATGTGGTGCGACTGTAACTCATTAAGATGCCTAGTCTACAAGTTGATTAGTTTTAGAACTGTTATTCGTTGgtgtaattactttaaataaaatattgttgtataattcccgttttttatttacttgttttgtTGTTACTACAAATTAAGTGTTTTATccaaatcctaactaatattataagtgcgaaattaagtttgtttgttgcctcttcacgctctgtctactcaaccaatgacgacctcggtggcgcagtggtaaggttcttgccgagaggtcccgggttcgatccccggtcgggtcgggatggaaaattatctttttctgattggcccgggtcttggatgtttatttattataaaatatagtatatgtatttgttataaaatatagtatcgttgagttagtatcctataacacaagtctcgaatttactttgggtctagctcaatctgtgtgatttgtcctaatatatttatttatttattattaccaatcttcttgaaaatttatatatatgcataCGTGTATTTTTAAGTATGAAAAAGGACATACGGCACCCTTAatccttaataaattatattcttcgtgtattttttatcagtatttttaccatgattttttttttcaaaaaaaaatatttttgaaaataaatggcCATAGATGAACGCCTCCCTTTAAGAAATCTTAACACATTATACAATTCGTGAGTCATGTCCTGCCTACATGCAGAGTTTATAGAAATGTGGCATTGTGATGGGTGATCGAGACATTCCGATTAATACCAtgagtaaatacaaaataatatataaacacaaagCTGTAAAACCCTACTTTTTTGCCTgacgataataaatatttaaacgactttgaataaataacaatataaataagttataaataataatttacgattaaataataatttcgggtcatgatgggaaatgatctttttctgattggcccgggtcttggatgtttatctatatatgtatttgttataaaatatagtatcgttcgTTAtcgttagtatcccataatacaagtctagaacttactttgggaatagttcaatctgtgtgatttatcctgatatatttattgatttatttatcattattaaataaataaatatattaggacaaatcacacagattgagctagccccaaagtaagttcgagacttatgttatgggatactaactcaacgatactatattttataaaatatacatacctatatagataaacatcaaagacccgggctattcagaaaaatatcattttccatcatgacccgaccggggatcggacccgggatctctcggttcagaggcaagcactttaccactgcgccaccgacgtcgtcaaatagaaaataagtTACAATAGACAAAACTCTTTaaaacacttaaaaataatttaggacaacataatatatagaatgttttaaaaatgataaaacgaACATGGCAGCTCTATATtttgtgtacaaaatatattcttgataatgatttataaaacaaacttcaaTTTTGCAATTAAAGTAAGTAAGCTTCCGAGTAAgaccatattattttttttatgatccattcatttatatttaaattatgaaaaattaaaataaattaataactctatggtttaataaatcaatcacaTTAATAGATCTTAAGCAAAATTAGAAGTCACAGGTGCAATCCGTACAATATTGCTGCAGTCAACAAATTACGCGACCtcgtaaattttattgttttataattaatgcATTAGTACGCCAATATCAATCATTGTGTGCATACGTATCACTTGTTATCACTTgtcattttatcaataaaccGTGTGAAATCGTGTTCGGTTGGATCAATCAATCAACCCATCAATAGCGTAATGAGTGCGGGTTAgcaaaataacacaaatacatCAAAGTTAGAGAGCATATTCCTAAATCAGTATTTACTCATGCACTATGGCAATACTGGTTTGATTCACTTTGACCCGGTGACATTCAACCCGCTTCGAAATTTAGCTTGGCCCGAGGCAGTAATTCTTATAAATGGTTTATCTATTTGTAATCCGCCATCAGATGTGATGGCTCACTTTTCACGGTTTCGTCATTAAAAGATGTTAAGATTACATACAGGATGATTCTCATtcataaattagtatttatttttcaaaataagtaAGGTAAATTTTAACTTCTATTTCAATTTAGTATATCATGTAGATAGCCATcgtaatgatttttattttatttatttatcatagaaatgatatttttgtcacgtgtGTTGAACTCAATAAAACCTCTCTGGTTACAATAAaagttagtataaaaaaaacgtgttgcactccgggagtgccggcagaagtgaaaagttgagtattaacgttgtgcacatttgacgtcttacgaattttcgatcacgtgtcctgacgggagttaaaacattttttacccatcacaaaagttgcacaacgccgctaaaaagttttcacttaaaaaatcacattttttttgttaaatcatattttagttACATTTTAAGACGATGTTTAagtgaataatatattttgaattatttgatatttttcaggtACAAACTTCTGGCTCACTACAGTCTACTGTCAATACAGACAAACCACTCAatttgagttagccccaaaacACGTTCGAGACAAGTTTTATAGGATAGCTCAATGAAgaaatcacatttatttagtttatttagtaCCTAGCTAAGATCTTTTCACTGAACgatgtattaaattatataaataaaatttaacgattatatatatagtataagtTTACTGAAGCAAACTATAGTTATACTTACCTGTCACCATGTATGCCAAGGGAGGGGCCTAGTTACCTGTAGCACAGGTCCTTTTGGACCTATTTCAGGAACTAGACTCCTCACAAGACAATGCGAAGTCATACCTAGTAGTATCAAggtgtttttaattactttgctTAATAACATTCTGTGAAGAAtatataaacgttttaataataataattattatttaaattactgttACAAAACGGAACAAACCTGCATACCTCAATACGCCCAATCAAGGACATTCGTTCTAGGAGGTTTATATACGTCCGAATTACAGACATGGCATGTAccaatttatataacttatttaatgTTCATTCCAAATTAGTCGTGTAATAATTATAGACATAAGATACTAGGATTCACTTTTAAGTGACTTAAATGTTCAAATGTTCTCAAGTTTACTTGATTGCACCTCGTACAATATCCAAGGGATGATACAAAAATACGAATATCTATaactatacatacaataaaactgtaagtaggcTCTgtctgtacagtcaacagaacatcaagttacccttcatgaacctctatggcgcggtaatatcGGCGAGATTGCAATTTTTATTGTCCACTGTGGAGGTAaatttattgacgacctcgatggcgcagtggtaaagtgcttgcctccgaaccgagaggtcccgggttcgatccccggtcgggtcatgatggaaaatgatcttttctgattggcccgggtcttgtatgtttatctatatatgtatttgttataaaatataatatcgttgagttagtatctcataacacaagtttcgaacttactttggggctagctcaatctgtgtgatttgtccgtatatatttgtttatttatttaaatttagacagttttgaaaaactattattaaattatggaTTAGAAGTATAATTCGAAGTCGACGACtttggtggcgcagtgataaagtgcttgcctctgaaccgagaggtctcggattcgaacccggtcgggtcatgatggaaaatgatctttttctgattggcccgggtcttggatgtttatctatatatgtatttattataaaatatagtatcgttgagttagtatcccataacacaagtctctaacttTAGGGCTATTCtgggctcaatctgtgtgatttgtcctaatataaatatatatttatttattataaagttgtgaaagtatgtttgtttgttacctcttcacgctctatttacACTCAACCATTCATTCTAAGTTTTCATACATATAGGAAGGAATAATCCCGGAAAAAAGAACTTGTTCAGGAATTTCACGCGGGCGGTGCtacgggcaaaagctacttCGACATAATCTATACAAGATCCACAATTCACGGTCACCGAGTGGTCATCAATGATTACAAAATACTTATGCTATACTTAATTACACACGTGTGTAtggtaaaacaaattttatacattaataaaatctaaggTATTAATTAGCTGCGACATTCAAACTTTGTACATTTAATGATTGTACTGATGGAATTCtgtcttgaaaattttgactACATAGCATCATTCAAACCAAAGTTATGATAGTTCAAAAAAAAACGACGAAACGTTTCGTGAAAAGGTAGCTAGTGCCCTTGCGCTTCGCTTGG
This genomic interval from Plodia interpunctella isolate USDA-ARS_2022_Savannah chromosome 18, ilPloInte3.2, whole genome shotgun sequence contains the following:
- the LOC128677816 gene encoding bromodomain-containing protein DDB_G0280777-like isoform X1 gives rise to the protein MINKCPFFYIQDFIFNMVTLIIASAVIALAAAGQVFTGANFQSQENRQFAPVEQQYQQEQPIQQLQQQQLQQQQLQQQQLQQQQLQYQQLPQQQLQQQQLQQQQLQYQQLPQQQLQQQQLQHQQLQQQQLQHQQLPQQQLQQQLPQTQQQQRQFLPQARPQQIKNVPQAQPLPVLQIRPLLKGQVGPQLQQQNQRARPEQNARILSYVNENNVHNYRYSYETENGIRAQEVGQTVQKGTQAQGEYSYTGDDGQTYTVTYTADEFGFRPQGNHLPTPPPIPEAIAKAVEQNVRDAANGIFDDGSYKEETNQGNQLNDFQQVGNVQPNIKQGGNLQQNLQQGANVQQNYQQSEDLQQNFLLGNNYKFQQQQLMEQQQEMLAPEQDYQQNSFQLQPVLLAQNIQW
- the LOC128677816 gene encoding bromodomain-containing protein DDB_G0280777-like isoform X2: MKLVTLIIASAVIALAAAGQVFTGANFQSQENRQFAPVEQQYQQEQPIQQLQQQQLQQQQLQQQQLQQQQLQYQQLPQQQLQQQQLQQQQLQYQQLPQQQLQQQQLQHQQLQQQQLQHQQLPQQQLQQQLPQTQQQQRQFLPQARPQQIKNVPQAQPLPVLQIRPLLKGQVGPQLQQQNQRARPEQNARILSYVNENNVHNYRYSYETENGIRAQEVGQTVQKGTQAQGEYSYTGDDGQTYTVTYTADEFGFRPQGNHLPTPPPIPEAIAKAVEQNVRDAANGIFDDGSYKEETNQGNQLNDFQQVGNVQPNIKQGGNLQQNLQQGANVQQNYQQSEDLQQNFLLGNNYKFQQQQLMEQQQEMLAPEQDYQQNSFQLQPVLLAQNIQW